The genomic segment TATAGTTAATCTTGTCGCCTGTGcacctttttccttccacaaaacTTTCCATGAATGTGTTTAGGAATAGTTCTGAGAGAACTTCTTTAAGGATGACCTTCTGTGGCCAGTTTGGCCGTCTGCTGGacaactgtcaagtcagcagcTTTCCTGATGATTGGCCTTAACCTAACATTTCCATATTAAGAATCCCTTCTTTAATTGGGTTTGTGGAATACCTTGGCTTGTCTTACAGAGATTTATAGGCTTTATTTGACTCTAAAGTCATAATCATAACTAATCctaaaaaaatcacagtgtATTTGACATATTTAACCTTGAGTCATTTTATTCTAATTCATTTCCTCATGATTTTCTTATTAATAGAGATCCTCCTATAATCTGCCATGTAACTgtaacttttattctttttcctcAGGAGGTTTACATCTCTAAAGTTAAGGTCTTGCTGGGCAAAGAGCTTCGTCTGAAAAATGGCTCGCATGAGGACGGCGTGGAGCAGAATGGAAAGGCGAATGGGTTTGCTAATGGCTCCCATATAGATAAAGAGGATGAAGATGTTAATATGGTGACAGAACAGGAAGAAATAGAAACCAAGTTGCCAGCTGCTCTCAAAGGGAAAGGTGGACGCAGGAGCAAGGCAAACTCTGAAACTAAAAGTTAGTTTAACACTTATTCCAGCAAATTCTGAGTTTACAATTGCTTGAttcacaaaatatgaatgtttcaagagacatttttaatttcttaatctATTTTGTAGAATCACCGACCAGTACCAGAGTCACCAGAAACAGTGGCAAACAGCCAACCATCTTGTCAATGTTCTCTAAAGTGTATGTATCGGCTTCATTggttctgaaaagaaaaaggagagtCAAATTATTTCTCTCAGGAAGTGGCTGACACTAAAATGGATTTGCTTTACAGTCAGAAACGCAAATCTGAGGACTTGAACGGAGAAGCTATCAATGGAATAAATGAAGcgcagaaagaaaatgacactGAAGAGGTGATGATTTTATTGATCAGCAGATATGACTATCTGATCAGGGTTGAACTTTgagtgtttgttaaaatctattttgcaCTTTGTTGCAGACTCAGGAGGAGAAACGCCTCAGGGTGGATTCTGATGAGAAGTAAGTCCCACCTAtccagatttataaaaaaaaaaagttctacttCTGGAGGGAATTCATTATTTCTAACGTTTGACTTGTTTTCTGCAGACTTGCTCCAGAGGAGTCGAAATCCAAGATTACTAAACCCGGACCTGCTGCGAAGGTATTGAGGTGCTTCTTTAAACATTGATGCTGTGGTTTGTAACAATAGGAACAGTTTCAGCGTTTTTCTTTGacttatctttttttctctccagactCCTCCTCCCAAATGCCCTGACTGTAGGCAGTATCTGGATGATCCAGATCTGAAGATGTTTCAAGGGGATCCTGATAACGCGGTGAGAGCGTCGTGGTTTCAGACGGTCAAAGCCCGTCAGGGTGGAGTTTAATTCCAAACCTGACTATTTTTAACTTCCACCTTCAGCTTGAAGAGCCAGAGATGTTAACCCATGAGAGTTTGTCACTGTTTGAGGCTAATGAAGATGGATTTGAGAGCTATGATCATCTTCCACAGCACCGGATCACAAACTTCAGGTAGGGGATCCGGTCTGGATCCAAGCTGCTGGGTGCTCTGTGATGGTTCTTGACTAAGTGGTTGGTGTTTCTTTGCAGTGTGTACGACAAGCATGGCCATCTTTGCCCGTTTGACTCTGGGCTGATTGAGAAGAACGTGGAGCTTTACTTCAGCTGCTATGTGAAACCAATCTATGATGACAGCCCGGGCTTAACCAGTACGACGGTTTCCTTCAAGACGTAAACGTTTTGTTGGTTGCTTGTAACTCTACAAATTATGCTCCGTTTTCTTCGACTCAGGCGGTGTTTTTGCCAGAAAGCTTGGACCCATCAACGCCTGGTGGATAACTGGTTTTGATGGAGGAGAAAAGGCTTTAATTGGATTCACAACATGTAAGTCCTCTTCTTACCAAATGCCTAACACTGTTTAAGTGACTTGCTAACATCATCTATGTTTGCGCAGCTTTTGCCGATTACATCCTGATGGAGCCCAGTGAGGAGTACGCTCCCATTTTTGCACTGATGCAGGAAAAAATCTACATGAGCAAGATTGTGGTGGAATTCCTCCAGAAGAACCCAGATGCCACCTACGAAGATCTTCTCAACAAGATTGAGGTGAGCTCTTTCGTGAAATTTGAgcactttgagtttttttgtgctGCGATGCAGGACTGACCGCCTTTGCCCATTTCCTGCAGACCACAGTCCCTCCAGTAGGACTGAACTTCAACTGCTTCACTGAAGACACCTTGCTGCGCCACGCCCAGTTCGTGGTGGAGCAAGTGGAGAGTTACGATGAGGCCGGTGACTCAGATGAGCAGCCAATCATTGTTACTCCCTGCATGAGAGATCTGATCAAACTGGCAGGAGTCACCCTGGGAAAGAGGTAAAGATCTGTGACCATGAGCTGACGATGAAAGCTGCTATAAACaagctgttgttttttgctacttttgtatttgtgtaaTCATACTCCTCACTCCCTGTCTCCCAGAAGTCTAATAATCCTTTAATATTTCCTAATGCAGCATGCAGCTGTACTGGTAGGTAGGCTTTACTGTGATTGCATTTAGCTTGTTTGTGGCTGTGTTCATGTGAAACATTCCAAAGCTTGATGCTCAAAGATCCATACCATAGGTCatgctaacattttgtttttaaccacgGTTTTGCTTTATATACCACGTTATTTTCCTagtttaaatatataatattttttatcagtAGGTGTGTGAATTGGTGCCAGTAAAATGTGCACTTGGTTTCAGGCCGTAGCAGCAAGATTGTATAGCAGTCTAGTTTTTGCTACATTAATGTGTTCACTTTTGGTTTGAGATGCGTCAACTAgtagttcataaaaaaaaatagtttgtctCCAGAAGAGGAAAACGGTAGctgatttattaaattttcatctttaaaatctGATTCTCCACACTCAATACTTTCACTTCAAAATGCTTTTTCCATCTAGAGTGTGTGTTTCATTTCTTTGCTTGTTGCATTGCATGGCCTGACGCTGGGGTTTAACGGCCTGAAGCATCATAATGCCTTCACTTCACATGCGATGAGGcaaaaccaacacaacagatttaaattaaataattttctttgagTTACAATGAGATGGTCTACTTGTCCaccttatttcaaatgttgaagtTAGTCTTGTGATGTAGAGGCCTAAGTTTATGTAAATGATACTTTCTTGAGAATTAACAAagataaagtaaattaaataactttcttcTGTTGACAGGAGAGCTGCCAGGAGACAGACCATCCGCCACCCAACTAAAATAGAGAAGGACAGCAAGGGACCAACCAAAGCCACCACAACCAAGATGGTCTACCAGATTTTCGATGCCTTCTTCGCTGATCAGATAGAGCAGAATGATAAGGAGGGAGGAGCCAAACGGCAGCGCTGTGGGGTCTGCGAAGTGAGTTGGAGAAGCTCTGATTTATGCCAAGATATGGTGATCCTTCACTGCACTTctacatgaataaaacatttgattttgtcACCTTCCTAGGTCTGTCAGTCTCCTGACTGTGGAAAGTGCACAGCCTGCAAGGATATGATCAAATTTGGAGGAAGTGGCAAAAGCAAGCAAGCTTGTAAGCAGAGAAGGTGAGGAtgttaaagcagcaaaacaaaacacaaatttacttatttatttttttggttttgatctGTTTTCTCTTGCTGTTTTAATGTTAAACTTTGTAATTCTTTTCCCTTAGATGTCCAAACCTTGCTGTAAAGGAGGCTGAGGATGATGAGAATATTGAGGAGGAAGATGTTCCAGCGGAGAAGACCAAAAAGGTTCTTCAAACCAAGAAAAAGAGACAGACCCAGTCCAAACTTGCATGGGTTGGCGAGCCTGTTGAGGTAGGATTTAATTGTGTGACAACAGGGTTGGATTTTCTGTCAAACACAATCTGCATAATAACAAAAACCCCAAGATTCACTTCTTGAGATTTTGGGAGTTTAGATGTGCTGCGATACCTGCGTTctgccagcaggtggcagtagcAATAACATGCATGGCAACCAGCAGTTGTAGGCTGAAAGTTGTCTTAAAGCATGTTACCTTTGACACAATTGACAGTTTCCCGTTAACATCTGTAGCTTGATTttgaagtttaataaaaattgtCACCATGAAGTGAGGCAGATTTGTCGAAACTCAAATTAATTTCATGATTATAGTGCCATCTAGAACAGAAACCCAGGCTGgttatttgcaaaatattcatatttttttaaataatcatagAATATCCagtgtgaagtttttttttttcttttcttttttttttaacagttttcctTACAAAGCACCTCATGTTTTTGTCAAATAGGAGTGACAAAAACATGGTATGGGTTTTAACTCTGATTCTCTTCAGACCGTAGGGAAGAGGCAGTACTACAAGAAGGTCTCCTTGAATGATGAAGTGCTGGAAGTGGGAGACTGTGTCTCAGTTTCATCAGAAGATCCGTCCACTCCTCTGTATCTGGCAAGGTATGACATCTCTTTATGTCCTCTAACATCATAAGGAGCCTAACCTGTTTATATCTAATGAGATATTCCTTTTTAGGATCACTTCATTGTGGGAGGACAATAATGGGAAGATGTTTCATGCCCACTGGTTCCTCCGTGGAATCCACACAGTCCTCGGAGAGTCCTCTGATCCACTGGAGCTGGTTATTGTCGATGAATGTGAAGACATGCTGCTCAATTATGTACAGGGAAAAGTGAACGTCATGTACAAAGCTCCATCAAACAACTGGTTCATGGAGGTCAGTTGGTAGTCTTGATGCACTATGTGTTTTGTCCTGAATTGCTTATTTAGAAGGTCCGTTTATTCCAGGGTGGGGTGGATGTTGACCTGAAGGTGATTGACGACGATGGGAAGAGTTTCTTCTATCAGTTCTGGTATGACACAGAGTTTGCTCGTTTTGAGACTCCTCCTAAGACTGAACAATCGGACGACTGCAAGTTCAGGTAAATggctttttaaactttaacctGTTCAGTATGATTAATAAAAGGGCATGTAAAAGAACTTGTTTGGCATTGAATAATGCCAAGGATTACTACTTTAGTTTTCTAGCTTTTTATGATGTTTCATTAACTtggttatgttttcatttagattCTGTGGCAGCTGCGCCCGTATTAAAGAGCGAGATGAGCAGGAAGTACCTCGAGCATTTGAACCCCTGGAGAACGAGGACAATGACAACAAGGCTCTGTATGCGTTGGCCTGCTTCAAGGGAGAACAATTCAGGGTTGGAGACAGCGTCTACATGCCTCCTGAAGCCTTCAGTTTTAGGTAACaaataatgtttctttgtttaaatgAGTGGATTTCTGTACCTCTGCCCGATACCACTGTGGTATCGGGCAGTAATCACAGGGCTGCTGCAGATGAACTTGATTTATATTTGGTGCAATCAGAAATCAGTGACTGAGAACAGAGATGCAGACAAACTGTTGGAAGCTAACCAATCACTGATCTTTTTGACTTTTATGGGAAAACCACAGTAAATTATGCAAAAGGAACCAGCACTTTCTGTACCCCTCCTAGTTTCTGATGTGACCTTACAAGCAATTCTGTCAGGCAATTTTGTTCATTGTTCTGTACGTTACAGACTAAAAACAAGATGTAACTCAAGCAATCTGCCAGATATAAAATGGTCTATGAGGAATTGTCTCGATTTTACTCAGGATTGACTTGAGTGGTAGACTGACTGATCTAATAATTGACATGGTTAAAATGTGGGTCATGGTCCGTAATAACTGTTTTGTGTAGTAAAGTGTAACAAAGTCATTTATGGTATTTAAAACTATGAAAAAGCATGCAAATGTATCTATCTATTTGATTTCTAGGTGATCtagaaaacaactgaagttTTCAGTTATAGACTGTTACCTAAACCATCATGTGATtcacctttttctgttttttagtgtGAAACCAGCCAGTCCGGTGAAGCGCTCCCACAGAAAAGAGGATGTGGATGAAGATTTGTATCCAGAGTACTACAGAAAGTCTTCAGACTACATTAAGGGGTCAAACCTGGATGCCCCAGAGCCTTTCCGTGTTGGCCGCATCAAGGAGATTTTCTGTCATCGACGCAGCAATGGTAAATCAGACAACTCAGAAGTCAAGCTGAGACTCTACAAGTTCTACAGGTagatgtttcattcattttctgaatCTTTAAGGGGTTTTTTGTGTAAAGGAGTGAAGAATTAATagatatttgtgtaaataatcaGGCCggagaacacacacagaggcgTCAAAGCCAGTTACCATACAGACATCAATCAGCTCTACTGGAGTGATGAGGAAGTGACGGTTAGCATGTCTGAGGTACTTGGACGCTGTCAAGTAGAGTACGCAGAAGACCTGAATGAATCTGTCCAAGATTACTCAAGTGGTGGACCGGACCGCTTCTATTTCCTGGAGGTACGGCTATtgcctcttctgttttttgctgTCAATTCAAATTTGCCTGAATTAAGCATCTCTACAGTGTAGCATCTGTCTGGTATTTGTTCTATCTTACAGGCTTACAACGCTAAATCAAAGAGTTTTGAAGATCCTCCTAACCATGCCCGCTCTTGTGTTCATAAAGGGAAGGGgaagggaaaaggaaaaggttggtttttgaaaaaataaaaaataaaggccTACATGAGATCTGGGTGTTCTTGAATTTGTTGCTGACAGATATTTCACTTTACACTTATCAGGTAAAGGCAAAGGAAAAGCATCACAAGAACCACAAGAGTCTCGCATGGAACCACAGACACTTAAAGTTCCAAAATATCGCACCCTTGATGTTTTCTCTGGCTGTGGTGGACTTTCTGAAGGCTTCCACCAGGCTGGTAGGTTAATCTTGCATTTCAGTTACcaaaatatttcatcaaaaacacaaatgtgttgCCCAGAATTTGCTCTTGTTGCTGGGTgtctgtatatttttaaaaggttttaaattcaTGTTCCTAAAGttaaaaccttaaaacattaattttgaagaaggtaagttggccttaaatatgcTAATCACAGCTTTTAAATGTAGTAATACTATTCAATCTTGTTTGTAGTTTTAGTTGCAGGCAGACGTCTTCATTGCATTGTATGACTCCAGGCAGTTGCTAATTAGCTACTAATCCACCcttgttagctagctagcttattttttttcctccattatGGATAAGTGCAAAATTATCACcagttttattgacatttgttttttgccacTAGCTCACTTGTGTTTGCAGCCCATGTGAACCAGCAGGATTCCCTGCATAGTTTTTACTGTCTTAACtctcatttaaaaagtcttaaatttgacttgctgaaacctACAGATGCCCTGTGTTTCCTTCAGGTATCTCTGAGACCCTCTGGGCTATTGAGATGTGGGAGCCTGCTGCACAGGCATTCAGACTCAACAATCCTGGCACCACAGTTTTCACCGAGGACTGTAATGTCCTTCTTAAGCTGGTCATGTCTGGAGAAAAGACCAACTCCCTTGGCCAAAAGCTGCCCCAGAAGGGAGATGTAGAAATGTTGTGCGGCGGACCTCCTTGCCAAGGTTTCAGTGGAATGAACCGCTTCAATTCTCGCACTTATTCTAAGTTCAAGAACTCACTTGTGGTGTCCTATCTGAGGTGAGTGTCTTATTGACCAGCCATGAATAATATTGCATAGAAGATGATCCGGTTTGGATTGCTGATCGAATGGCTCCTCATGCAGTTACTGCGACTACTACCGACCGAAGTTcttcctgctggaaaatgtgaGGAACTTTGTATCCTTCAAGAACTCCATGGTCCTGAAGTTGACTCTGCGCTGCCTGGTGCGAATGGGCTACCAGTGCACCTTTGGAGTCCTTCAGGTGGGTACCACCATGCAGATCGCTCCATTTCTGTTGTGGATGTGGGAAACTGTCCTGGTAAGGCTACACCAGATTGACGCTCTATTTTCTTCTGCTCATCAGGCCGGTCAGTATGGCGTTGCTCAGACCCGCCGCAGGGCAATCATCCTGGCTGCTGCTCCAGGAGAGAAGCTTCCTCGCTACCCTGAACCTCTGCACGTGTTTGCTCCCAGAGCGTGCTCGCTTACCGTGGCGGTTGATGAGAAGAAATACGTCAGCAACGTGACGCGgtaaaaaatcccaaaaagtTTGACCTCTGGAGGTCTACAGATCTCCCTAAAGCTTGTGGATCTAACTGTTCTGTTGTGGATCAGAGGGAACGGTGGCATCTACAGGACCATCACAGTCAGGGACTCCATGTCTGACCTGCCCGAGATTCGCAATGGTGCTGCTGCTTTGGAGATTTCCTACAATGGAGAACCTCAGTCCTGGTTCCAGAGGCAGATCAGAGGCTCACAGTACCAGCCCATTCTCAGAGACCATATCTGCAAGGTCagctacatttaaatttttacataacCTCATCACAAATTACTGCTGCTcttgttaaataataatttctgttttcaggacATGAGTGCTCTGGTTGAGGCCAGGATGCGTCACATCCCTCTGGCTCCAGGTTCCGACTGGAGAGATCTGCCCAACATTGAAGTTCGGTTAAAAGACGGCACGACGACGAAGAAGCTACGTTACACGCATCACGATAAGAAGAACGGACGCAGCAGCACAGGTGCTCTCAGAGGCGTCTGCACCTGTGCAGGAGGTATGTAGGTCAATTTACTTGATTTCTAATAGAATTGATGATGATCTCCCGCTGAAGAAATGTCTGGTTATTTTAGGGAAAACCTGCGACTCTGCTGACAGGCAGTTCAACACGCTGATCCCCTGGTGTCTGCCCCATACTGGAAACCGCCACAATCACTGGGCCGGGCTGTACGGCAGACTGGAGTGGGATGGTTTCTTCAGCACAACCGTTACCAACCCTGAACCCATGGGGAAGCAGGTACGTTCTCTTTCTGGAACAGATTTCTATTGCTAATCGTTAAAAGTATTCTAATACCTTCCATAGTTTTGAGAATGTTCAGTTCATTTAATGGCTTTGAGTAAGATTTAGGTGCTTCTATATTATAAtaaacctcttttttttcttgtgattttaaCCCGAACCTGTACCTACAGGGCCGTGTTCTGCATCCAGAGCAGCACAGAGTTGTCAGTGTGAGGGAGTGCGCTCGGTCTCAGGGCTTCCCCGACACCTACCGCTTCTTTGGAAACATCTTGGACAAACACAGACAGGTCTGTTCTTTAACAGAAGCATTTCCCCAAACAATTTAACATTAGGAGATGAAATTATCAAGGGTCttgataataataacaataataataaaaataataataaactgggTTATGAtcagaaatgtctgttttctttttcccaggTTGGAAATGCTGTCCCTCCCCCGCTCTCCAGAGCCATCGGCCTGGAGATTAAGAAATGCGTCTCAGACAGGATGAAGGAGGAACAAGCTACAGCAGGTGGGtaatttggtttgtttgctgTATTTCTCCAAACCTGCATTTACCATTTAAACttactcacttttttttcagacatcAAACAAGAGAAGATGGAGGTCTCTGATTAACTTCTatatttccatgttttaaaggttttaatgcTGAAGTTGAAATACTTTTCAAGTAATCTTGACTTCCAGCTATCACCAAGTGGCCACTATGTACTATGTAGTAATCATTCCATATTGAatcttaattgtttttattcatgttgtTAAATGTTCAGTGTGGAATAAATTGTATGTAGATTTTAtatgtaatatttcaaataaagttcttttgaaattgtATGTGATTGAATGGAGCAATGCATTAATACCAGCAATGAGGATGCAGCTTTGTACAGACCTGTTATCCTACATTTGCatcaaatagtaaaaatatttttggtatttaCATCTGCATCTACTCCTTACATATTTCAacagaattaaatttaataagcGGATTATAAATTTCTGTTTGCGAGTTAGCTCCATCTTCTAAACATATacctttcttttaaaaattgcaaaatgtataGTTTACCTCTTAATTTCATTATGGATTTAGCTGTACTGTTAGGTTTTCACCCAAACTATTTCATGTATGCTTGGCTTTTCTACCATCTTTCGCACACATCCAGCTCAGCAATCGGCAATAGCTGGAACAAATATAACTGTAACAAGTCAAGATGATTTAGTTCAGTAAATCTATAATTCTTGGTGTATAGCTTCACTACATACtgatttttcaatttatttaccaaataatggGTTATAGCCTGAAATCTAAAACCCCAGTATGGGAAGGTGCTAAGTCAGCTTTTAGGTAGAGGGAAACAAAAAGGGCTTTGAATGAATTCGTATAACATGGACAATGCCAGAAGATTTGATGCTACCCAAATAATCTGGAAACTTCAAACTGAACCTCACTGTCCACAATCTAACTTCAgtctgaaaattattttggacCACTGAGCCTCACTCCCATCTGTTTTCTCTAATGTCTTTGGTTTAACAAAGACATCAAATAAATCTTGGTTATTTGTGCACATTCTTACTCAATTTGTCCAAATACTACCAGCGATTATTGGCTGGTACTGCCCGTGTTAGTGACAGAAAGCCTACTGTAGAAGTTAAGTCTTCACCATGATCAGGCTGGCCATAATTTTCTGAACAGACATTTAGGTTTTCAAGAACTAAGCCATAATCAAAAATGAACTCaagatttattacatttattcttttgtaattactaaaataacttaaattccATGTTATGTTTATGGCCACTCCTGCGTATTTATAAATACGCAGGAGTAAGGTTCAAGTAAGGTTTTATgcagaatttaaagaaaagaattcTCTTTCAATTTTAAGAAACTATTAAAAGTATAAACAGCTAAGTTTATGTGCTTATACCTAGACTTAGCTGATATAAGAAAAGTCTAAGTGTAAGACTTGGCTTATCCTTGATTTGATTTAAGTgaaactaaactttttattatCTCTGCCAAAGTCAAAGGATATACAACAAGCAGGTAGTGACAGTTTATCTTTATTTAGATCATAGTCACTTTACAGTGACAAAATCTGGCATGTTGAAAGTCTAATGAATCCCTCAGTTGTTTGAAGGtctgcaaaaggaaaaaaaaaagttagcaaTAAGAAAGCATGTTAATTTAATACACAAAATTAACTGTAAACTCACTTGGCCCATTCAACATTGAGAATAAGATGATCATATCCAAATCCTGACACGCCTGCGATGGCTCTGGCTGCATCCTCCCGCCGGTGGAAACTGATGAAAGCAAATCCCTGCAGGAAAGACAATATTAGATCAGAAAACTGGTGCTTGTCATAGTCTATGAAATTACAATGCACAATGATGACAAACGGTAATCAACACAGCAGGGACAGAAAAACAGCGAGTGCCAACCTTGGACTGTCCAGTATTCTTGTCTTTCGCCAGATAAATTCTTGAGATGGAGCCAAATGGTCTGAAAAGCTCCTGCAGGTCAGTCTCACGGGTGTCCTCAGACAGGTTGGTCACGCGGATTGTGGCATTATCATCAGCTGTAAGGGTCAATCATTCGAtgtttaatcagattaataTTTAGATGCTGTTCAAGAACTGAAATTCAGAAAGTCCCTGTGCCTTCACTAATACTCACCCCTGCGGTTAGGCTGCATAGACTCTCCTCTTCGCGTTCCTCCATCCCTCAGACTCGGAGGAACATATTTTCCAGTCTTGGTTTGCGCAGGCTGcacaggttctggttcagctGGTAAAACAAAAGAGCAAGCCATTTTAATTCACAaccacatttaaataataatgataatctGAATATTAAATAGTGAACAAATGGTACCAGAGCCAGGAGACTTCTCTTTGTCTCCAGTAGTAAGACCCAGCTGTTCAGCCAGCTCCTTCTGCATGGGACCCAGGGTGTCCTTGTATGGACAGCGGGTTGTCCAGTGGTCGCCTTTACAAATACGACAGGACACAATCTTCTGTCCCTTAAGTTTGTTCATTGGATCTTCTTCTTGATCTTGAGCATTTAAGTCCtgcaaaatgagagaaattagCAACTCAGGAACAAGTTACGGATTCTGCACAAAGTATGTTAGAGATTACTCCATTTTTCTTACTAATTTAATTAGCAAAGTGAGAATGTTTGTAGAATTGTTTTCTAAGTCAAATGAAGGCAAGTACAGATTACTAAAACATTTTGCCTAATCCACTGTAAAGTGTTCTCTCATCCTTTTATGTATGCCACaagttattttacattattaagcTGTGAACAACACTGGGTTTAATAAGTGCAACGGATTCTCACATCTTTGCTGGATATAAAGGTCATAAAGACGTCGTCGCTAACTGTAGTGGTAGCAACATTAGGACCTGGTGGATCACGCTCGGAGTTGCCAAATTTCTTCCAGTTCTGCaataaaagagtgaaaaaaTATGACATCATTTGGGACTCTTATCGTTGATCATTCATTAGGTGAATGCACCTTCGATACAAACCTTCCTTCTGGCAACAGCTTTGGATGCTTTCCGTGTCTCGATCTTGAAGGTCCGCACAATctagaccaaaaacaaacaaaaaaaatacatactaaatataattttattaataaagtaCTACTGTAACAACATAATATACATAAAATCATGGCCTATTTTCACTTTAAGAGTGACATATTGTGATCAAATAATTACCttggatttttttccatcatcatctattttatattcagtgacagtttttatgtttcctttaaTGGTTTCCTTTGGAGATGGTAGAGTGCCTGTtgaaaaagaagttttttttattacaaatttacaGACTTCGGGAAGATTCTTCAATAGTTATCTTCAAcgtaaacttttaaaaatccctATGAATAAGACATGAGTGACATGTCAGACAATCATATAGAAAACAATATAATCACCAGTTAAAATTATTCGTGGTCAAACTGTCAAAAGGAAAGCTGAACTTCTCCATCTGTTGTCATGTCTCCTATTTTAGCTTTGTCCAGATATCAAAACGAATATATTAacaaatgaagctaaatattaaatcaatttgCAGTGGCCTATGTCTATCGTAACTGTCTTGTAAACGTAGCCTTCCGTAGACAGCCTATTAACATGCTGGAAAACACTACCTCGGTCCCGGTCATCATGTCCGCTTTCTAACTATCTGATGCCAATCGGTCCATTTTGGGTAGTTAGAAAAATGTCGCTTTAAAGCTATTTATCCAGATCAGTCAGTGGTTACATTTAACTTGCTTTTAATGCCCTACAACCACGTGGAAGTGGAAGCCGCCTGGCCGGGCCTCACTCCCTTCTCGCGGACTGCGAACTACTGGAGCTGTGCTAACGTTAGCTCCACAAGCTAAAACACTCCTTACCTTCATCTCCTTCCTCCTCGACCTGGTCGGCCCAGCTGGGCTTGGAACTAGAAGACAGAGTTggaaattcagttttatattCGTAAAATACTGTGAAAGCAGTCACAAACAGTTAAAACTTACTCGTCGTATTCAAT from the Gambusia affinis linkage group LG19, SWU_Gaff_1.0, whole genome shotgun sequence genome contains:
- the dnmt1 gene encoding DNA (cytosine-5)-methyltransferase 1, with protein sequence MPSKTSLSLPDDVRKRLQMLDDDGSPEEDQVKEKLRLVQDFLHDDAQDQLTNLEEKMKNSEISKEVYISKVKVLLGKELRLKNGSHEDGVEQNGKANGFANGSHIDKEDEDVNMVTEQEEIETKLPAALKGKGGRRSKANSETKKSPTSTRVTRNSGKQPTILSMFSKVQKRKSEDLNGEAINGINEAQKENDTEETQEEKRLRVDSDEKLAPEESKSKITKPGPAAKTPPPKCPDCRQYLDDPDLKMFQGDPDNALEEPEMLTHESLSLFEANEDGFESYDHLPQHRITNFSVYDKHGHLCPFDSGLIEKNVELYFSCYVKPIYDDSPGLTSGVFARKLGPINAWWITGFDGGEKALIGFTTSFADYILMEPSEEYAPIFALMQEKIYMSKIVVEFLQKNPDATYEDLLNKIETTVPPVGLNFNCFTEDTLLRHAQFVVEQVESYDEAGDSDEQPIIVTPCMRDLIKLAGVTLGKRRAARRQTIRHPTKIEKDSKGPTKATTTKMVYQIFDAFFADQIEQNDKEGGAKRQRCGVCEVCQSPDCGKCTACKDMIKFGGSGKSKQACKQRRCPNLAVKEAEDDENIEEEDVPAEKTKKVLQTKKKRQTQSKLAWVGEPVETVGKRQYYKKVSLNDEVLEVGDCVSVSSEDPSTPLYLARITSLWEDNNGKMFHAHWFLRGIHTVLGESSDPLELVIVDECEDMLLNYVQGKVNVMYKAPSNNWFMEGGVDVDLKVIDDDGKSFFYQFWYDTEFARFETPPKTEQSDDCKFRFCGSCARIKERDEQEVPRAFEPLENEDNDNKALYALACFKGEQFRVGDSVYMPPEAFSFSVKPASPVKRSHRKEDVDEDLYPEYYRKSSDYIKGSNLDAPEPFRVGRIKEIFCHRRSNGKSDNSEVKLRLYKFYRPENTHRGVKASYHTDINQLYWSDEEVTVSMSEVLGRCQVEYAEDLNESVQDYSSGGPDRFYFLEAYNAKSKSFEDPPNHARSCVHKGKGKGKGKGKGKGKASQEPQESRMEPQTLKVPKYRTLDVFSGCGGLSEGFHQAGISETLWAIEMWEPAAQAFRLNNPGTTVFTEDCNVLLKLVMSGEKTNSLGQKLPQKGDVEMLCGGPPCQGFSGMNRFNSRTYSKFKNSLVVSYLSYCDYYRPKFFLLENVRNFVSFKNSMVLKLTLRCLVRMGYQCTFGVLQAGQYGVAQTRRRAIILAAAPGEKLPRYPEPLHVFAPRACSLTVAVDEKKYVSNVTRGNGGIYRTITVRDSMSDLPEIRNGAAALEISYNGEPQSWFQRQIRGSQYQPILRDHICKDMSALVEARMRHIPLAPGSDWRDLPNIEVRLKDGTTTKKLRYTHHDKKNGRSSTGALRGVCTCAGGKTCDSADRQFNTLIPWCLPHTGNRHNHWAGLYGRLEWDGFFSTTVTNPEPMGKQGRVLHPEQHRVVSVRECARSQGFPDTYRFFGNILDKHRQVGNAVPPPLSRAIGLEIKKCVSDRMKEEQATADIKQEKMEVSD
- the eif3g gene encoding eukaryotic translation initiation factor 3 subunit G, with protein sequence MPSIEYDDSKPSWADQVEEEGDEGTLPSPKETIKGNIKTVTEYKIDDDGKKSKIVRTFKIETRKASKAVARRKNWKKFGNSERDPPGPNVATTTVSDDVFMTFISSKDDLNAQDQEEDPMNKLKGQKIVSCRICKGDHWTTRCPYKDTLGPMQKELAEQLGLTTGDKEKSPGSAEPEPVQPAQTKTGKYVPPSLRDGGTRRGESMQPNRRADDNATIRVTNLSEDTRETDLQELFRPFGSISRIYLAKDKNTGQSKGFAFISFHRREDAARAIAGVSGFGYDHLILNVEWAKPSNN